In Thauera sp. JM12B12, one DNA window encodes the following:
- the rimO gene encoding 30S ribosomal protein S12 methylthiotransferase RimO yields MTTFKTPDLPRVGFVSLGCPKATVDSEHILTRLRAEGYTISGSYDDADLVVVNTCGFIDAAVEESLDAIGEALAENGKVIVTGCLGAKDDVILAAHPQVLAVTGPHATEEVMHAVHKHLPKPHDPFTDLVPPQGIRLTPQHYAYLKISEGCNHRCTFCIIPSMRGDLVSRPIHEVMREAEALADAGVKEILVISQDTSAYGVDVKYRTGFWGGRPIKTRLLDLAKALGELGIWIRMHYVYPYPSVDELIPLMAEGKILPYLDVPFQHASPRILKAMKRPANAENVLERVRKWRSICPELTIRSTFITGFPGETEEDFEMLLNFLEEAQLDRVGAFAYSPVEGAAANDLPGAVPDEVREERRARLMDFQEDISTQRLEAKIDREMTVLVDEVDDEGALARSPGDAPEIDGLVIIPDGEGLAPGDFVRVRITDCDVHDLYAERLD; encoded by the coding sequence ATGACTACCTTCAAGACCCCGGACCTGCCGCGCGTCGGCTTCGTTTCCCTTGGATGCCCCAAGGCGACCGTCGATTCCGAGCACATCCTCACCCGCCTGCGCGCCGAGGGCTACACGATCTCGGGCAGTTACGACGACGCCGATCTGGTCGTCGTCAACACCTGCGGCTTCATCGACGCCGCGGTCGAGGAGTCGCTCGACGCGATCGGCGAGGCGCTCGCCGAGAACGGCAAGGTGATCGTCACCGGCTGCCTCGGTGCCAAGGACGACGTGATCCTCGCCGCCCACCCGCAGGTTCTCGCCGTCACCGGTCCGCACGCAACGGAAGAGGTCATGCATGCGGTGCATAAGCACCTGCCCAAGCCTCACGACCCGTTCACCGACCTGGTGCCGCCCCAGGGCATTCGCCTGACGCCGCAGCACTATGCCTATCTGAAGATCTCCGAAGGCTGCAACCATCGCTGCACCTTCTGCATCATTCCATCGATGCGCGGTGATCTCGTCAGTCGTCCGATCCACGAGGTCATGCGCGAGGCGGAGGCGCTCGCCGATGCGGGCGTCAAGGAGATCCTCGTGATCTCGCAGGACACCTCGGCCTATGGCGTGGACGTCAAGTACCGTACCGGCTTCTGGGGCGGGCGCCCGATCAAGACGCGCCTGCTCGATCTGGCCAAGGCGCTCGGCGAGCTCGGCATCTGGATCCGCATGCACTACGTGTATCCGTACCCAAGCGTGGACGAGCTGATTCCGCTGATGGCCGAGGGCAAGATCCTGCCCTACCTGGACGTGCCCTTCCAGCACGCCAGCCCCAGGATCCTCAAGGCCATGAAGCGCCCGGCCAACGCCGAGAACGTGCTCGAGCGCGTGCGCAAGTGGCGCAGCATCTGTCCCGAGCTCACCATCCGGTCGACCTTCATCACCGGCTTCCCGGGCGAGACCGAGGAAGACTTCGAGATGCTGCTCAACTTCCTCGAGGAAGCGCAGCTCGACCGCGTGGGCGCCTTCGCCTATTCGCCGGTCGAGGGCGCGGCAGCCAACGACCTGCCCGGCGCCGTGCCGGACGAGGTGCGCGAGGAGCGCCGCGCGCGCCTGATGGACTTCCAGGAAGACATCTCCACCCAGCGCCTCGAGGCCAAGATCGATCGCGAGATGACCGTCCTCGTCGACGAGGTGGACGACGAGGGGGCCCTGGCGCGCTCGCCGGGCGATGCGCCCGAGATCGACGGCCTGGTCATCATCCCCGACGGCGAGGGCCTGGCCCCCGGCGATTTCGTGCGCGTGCGCATCACCGACTGCGACGTTCACGACCTCTACGCCGAACGGCTGGACTGA
- a CDS encoding patatin-like phospholipase family protein yields the protein MSGAGALGVLRTGLPGAEDGPVIGLALGSGAARGWAHLGVLQELAREGIHPQIITGCSIGAFVGAAAASGDLGRLVRWAEALKWQDVVSLLDVSLRGGLIKGQRLIDFFERNFVDRDFSELDYRFACVATELSSGREIWLHEGSVAAAVRASIALPGLMTPVRHQGRLLIDGGLVNPVPVSLCRAMGADVVIAVDLGSDMVGRAFRRSAVEPAPEEETEAGWTERLLARFGVTADEPEPSEMAKRGRPNDPGWSQRLFASMGLTNDAPAGAGAAPAPESLPSLVSVISASINIMQVRIARSRLAGEPADVLISPRVSQLGLMDYHRADEAIAEGVAAVGRARPLLRELLGMGDQAHGGVQQAAQDERPQTAGKEGKSGA from the coding sequence ATGAGCGGCGCGGGCGCTCTTGGCGTGCTCCGCACGGGGCTGCCGGGCGCGGAGGACGGGCCGGTCATCGGCCTGGCGCTCGGCAGTGGCGCGGCGCGTGGCTGGGCGCACCTGGGCGTGCTGCAGGAACTGGCGCGCGAGGGCATCCATCCGCAGATCATCACCGGTTGCTCGATTGGCGCCTTCGTCGGCGCCGCGGCAGCCTCGGGTGACCTCGGACGTCTGGTGCGCTGGGCGGAGGCGCTCAAGTGGCAGGACGTCGTCTCGCTGCTCGACGTGTCCTTGCGCGGCGGACTCATCAAGGGCCAGCGGCTGATCGATTTCTTCGAGCGCAATTTCGTCGATCGCGACTTTTCGGAGCTGGATTACCGCTTCGCCTGCGTCGCCACCGAGCTCTCCTCCGGGCGCGAGATCTGGCTGCACGAGGGCAGCGTTGCCGCAGCGGTCCGTGCGTCGATCGCGCTCCCCGGCCTGATGACGCCGGTGCGTCACCAGGGCCGGCTGCTCATCGACGGCGGACTGGTGAACCCGGTGCCGGTGTCGCTGTGCCGGGCGATGGGAGCGGACGTGGTGATCGCGGTGGATCTGGGCTCGGACATGGTCGGGCGTGCGTTTCGCCGGTCCGCGGTCGAGCCGGCGCCGGAGGAAGAGACCGAGGCCGGCTGGACCGAGCGCCTGCTGGCGCGTTTCGGCGTGACTGCCGACGAGCCGGAGCCTTCCGAGATGGCCAAGCGGGGGCGCCCGAACGATCCGGGTTGGAGTCAGCGCCTGTTCGCGAGCATGGGGCTGACCAATGACGCGCCTGCCGGCGCGGGGGCCGCGCCAGCGCCTGAGAGCCTGCCCTCGCTCGTCTCGGTGATCAGCGCCAGCATCAACATCATGCAGGTGCGCATCGCGCGCAGCCGCCTGGCTGGCGAGCCGGCCGACGTGTTGATCTCGCCGCGCGTGAGCCAACTCGGGCTGATGGACTACCATCGTGCCGACGAGGCAATCGCCGAGGGCGTGGCGGCGGTGGGGCGCGCCCGCCCGCTCTTGCGCGAGTTGCTCGGGATGGGCGATCAGGCCCACGGTGGGGTTCAGCAGGCTGCGCAAGACGAGCGCCCCCAGACGGCCGGGAAGGAAGGAAAAAGCGGTGCCTGA
- a CDS encoding FAD-binding oxidoreductase, producing MPDLIDTLRGIVGAAHVADTEADMAACLSDWRGRYRGNALAVVRPGATSEVAAVVAACAAARVPMVPQGGNTGLCGGATPLVDGRAVVVSLARMKRIRAIDTDNDTLTVEAGCTLAEVQAVADAAGRLFPLALASEGSCMIGGNLSTNAGGVQVLRYGNARDLVLGLEVVLADGRVWSGLRGLRKDNTGYDLKHLFIGAEGTLGIITAAVLKLFPAIRSHATAWVAVPDPQAAVRLLGCLRAECGERVSAFEIVGRPALELVLRHIPGARDPLEDAPPWAVLIELSDAASDAALSGQLEQAVAIACEQGLATDAVIAASLSQAQALWGLREHLSEAQRIEGVSIKHDVSVPVSRIPEFLERAGAALCERWPDVRIVAFGHIGDGNLHYNLSRPLAADNAQFIAETARVNRIVHDLVHSLGGSISAEHGIGQLKRAELLRYKSSVELEMMRSVRHALDPLGLMNPGKVLP from the coding sequence GTGCCTGATCTGATCGACACCCTGCGCGGCATCGTGGGTGCCGCGCATGTCGCCGACACCGAGGCCGACATGGCGGCCTGCCTCAGCGACTGGCGCGGACGCTACCGCGGCAACGCGCTCGCCGTGGTGAGGCCAGGCGCCACGTCCGAGGTCGCCGCGGTCGTCGCTGCGTGCGCGGCAGCGCGCGTGCCGATGGTGCCCCAGGGCGGCAACACCGGGTTATGCGGCGGCGCCACACCGCTCGTCGACGGTCGCGCCGTCGTCGTCAGCCTGGCGCGCATGAAGCGCATCCGCGCCATCGACACCGACAACGACACGCTCACCGTGGAGGCGGGCTGCACGCTCGCCGAGGTCCAGGCTGTGGCCGACGCGGCTGGTCGGCTCTTTCCGCTCGCCCTTGCATCCGAAGGCAGCTGCATGATCGGCGGCAACCTCTCCACCAACGCCGGTGGCGTGCAGGTGCTGCGCTACGGCAACGCGCGCGATCTCGTCCTCGGCCTCGAGGTCGTGCTCGCCGACGGTCGCGTCTGGAGCGGGCTGCGCGGGCTGCGCAAGGACAACACCGGGTACGATCTCAAGCACCTTTTCATCGGTGCGGAAGGCACGCTGGGCATCATCACGGCGGCGGTGCTCAAGTTGTTTCCCGCCATCCGTTCGCATGCCACGGCCTGGGTGGCCGTGCCCGATCCGCAGGCTGCCGTGCGCTTGCTCGGGTGCTTGCGCGCCGAGTGCGGAGAGCGCGTGAGTGCCTTCGAGATCGTCGGCCGGCCGGCGCTGGAGTTGGTGCTGCGCCACATACCGGGTGCCCGTGATCCGCTGGAGGATGCGCCGCCGTGGGCGGTGCTGATCGAGCTCAGCGATGCCGCGAGCGATGCAGCGCTCTCCGGGCAGCTCGAGCAGGCGGTGGCGATCGCCTGTGAGCAGGGGTTGGCGACCGATGCGGTGATCGCGGCCAGCCTGTCGCAGGCGCAGGCGCTGTGGGGCTTGCGCGAGCACCTCTCCGAGGCTCAGCGCATCGAAGGGGTCAGCATCAAGCATGATGTCTCCGTTCCCGTCAGCCGCATCCCCGAGTTTCTCGAGCGCGCTGGCGCAGCCCTCTGCGAGCGCTGGCCCGATGTGCGCATCGTCGCCTTCGGCCATATCGGCGACGGCAACCTGCACTACAACCTGTCCAGGCCGCTCGCCGCCGACAATGCGCAGTTCATTGCCGAAACGGCGCGCGTCAACCGCATCGTGCACGATCTGGTGCATTCCCTGGGCGGCTCGATCTCGGCCGAGCACGGCATCGGCCAGCTCAAGCGCGCGGAGTTGCTGCGCTACAAGTCGTCTGTCGAGCTCGAGATGATGCGTAGCGTCAGGCACGCTCTCGACCCTCTCGGTCTCATGAATCCGGGAAAGGTGCTGCCCTGA
- a CDS encoding TolC family protein produces MRFSLGSARLSPFLVAAAWSAVLVFSGLPTAAGAAAVADTHELSLAACLEMALANNRRRPASRYAVEMAEAQHRQALAAYWPQISAQAGYQRADSDPNYVFPSYTFSLPMGGTIPIEIPGIGSVPVGSIAVPEQDIKLMDRDSYRAELRADLLVYDGGMRAGVREQTGGNLEMMRQEARRTDLEVMDSVRRFYHGAVLARQLHQLGKDSLARMEATLRLTETMYKEGAGAVKKTDWLDNKVMVESLRGIVALLEKNELIARAALANAVGLPWQASVKPADASLSFAPFPVQLDALVGSAYAFSPDWSKVEAALRAAEGSVRSAESGHLPKVVVTGELHRWWNDYDAGMATRENKKGWTVGVGVQVPIFDGFLTSNRVAESRARLARINEERLLLQEGIGLQIRDIVLGLEAAEKAHDASLRAMNAAVENRDLNTRAYQHGLVETEKVIRAQLMEAFMSAQHYRALYEHLALQSRLDLVVGGEVLKVLAGR; encoded by the coding sequence ATGCGTTTTTCCTTGGGTAGTGCTCGGCTAAGCCCGTTCCTCGTGGCGGCGGCCTGGAGCGCGGTGCTCGTCTTTTCCGGTCTGCCCACGGCTGCCGGGGCGGCGGCGGTAGCCGACACGCATGAGTTGAGCCTCGCCGCCTGCCTCGAAATGGCCTTGGCCAACAACCGGCGGCGACCCGCTTCGCGCTATGCGGTCGAGATGGCCGAGGCGCAGCACCGCCAGGCGCTCGCCGCGTACTGGCCGCAGATCTCCGCGCAGGCCGGCTATCAGCGTGCTGACTCCGATCCCAACTACGTCTTTCCGTCCTACACGTTCAGCCTGCCGATGGGGGGCACGATTCCGATCGAGATTCCGGGTATCGGATCCGTCCCGGTCGGTTCGATTGCCGTTCCCGAGCAGGACATCAAGCTGATGGACCGGGACTCGTATCGCGCCGAGTTGCGCGCAGACCTGCTGGTGTACGACGGCGGCATGCGCGCGGGCGTGCGCGAGCAGACGGGCGGCAACCTCGAGATGATGCGCCAGGAGGCGAGGCGGACCGATCTCGAGGTGATGGACAGCGTACGGCGCTTCTACCACGGCGCGGTGTTGGCCAGGCAGCTCCATCAGCTTGGCAAGGATTCGCTGGCGCGCATGGAGGCCACGCTGCGCCTCACCGAAACCATGTACAAGGAAGGCGCGGGCGCGGTGAAGAAGACGGATTGGCTCGACAACAAGGTGATGGTCGAGTCGCTGCGCGGGATCGTGGCATTGCTCGAGAAGAACGAGCTGATCGCGCGCGCAGCGCTGGCCAACGCGGTCGGCTTGCCTTGGCAGGCCAGCGTGAAGCCGGCTGACGCCAGCCTCTCGTTCGCCCCGTTCCCGGTCCAGCTCGATGCGCTTGTTGGCTCCGCCTATGCCTTCAGCCCCGACTGGAGCAAGGTCGAGGCCGCACTGCGTGCCGCAGAGGGTTCGGTGCGCAGCGCGGAGAGCGGTCACCTCCCGAAGGTCGTGGTGACGGGCGAGCTGCACCGCTGGTGGAACGACTACGATGCGGGCATGGCCACCCGCGAGAACAAGAAGGGGTGGACGGTGGGCGTGGGCGTCCAGGTGCCGATCTTCGATGGTTTCCTGACCAGCAACCGGGTGGCGGAGAGCCGGGCGAGGTTGGCGCGCATCAACGAGGAGCGGCTCTTGCTGCAGGAGGGCATCGGCCTGCAGATACGCGACATCGTTCTCGGCCTGGAGGCGGCGGAGAAGGCCCATGACGCTTCGCTCCGTGCAATGAATGCGGCCGTGGAGAACCGTGACCTCAACACGCGCGCCTACCAGCACGGCCTGGTCGAGACCGAGAAGGTGATTCGCGCCCAGCTGATGGAGGCGTTCATGTCGGCGCAGCACTACCGCGCGCTGTACGAGCACCTGGCCTTGCAGTCGCGTCTGGATCTGGTGGTGGGGGGCGAGGTGCTGAAGGTGCTCGCAGGACGATAA
- a CDS encoding PhnD/SsuA/transferrin family substrate-binding protein has protein sequence MIVSRLIRQIVALALAALGLQATTALGAAGELQAFRVGFTSSMFVDVHRNDARAAIKVWSMLLADERGIPMEGDPLIVDGPVGGRMLREGTIDAMGMLVTEYRPLVDAQRFEPIFATRHQGALTERYILLVHREGAVRRVADLRGRNLLVYANPRTSLASPWLDLVLDEAGLPTAERLVRTVASDHRLGQVILPVFFRQADAALVTRSGFETMAELNPQLRQKLVVLAESVDLVPTVFVLRADYAPVFRGALLDALEALDGTSAGRQVLTIFRSDTLEQIAPSALDTAFQVIDRHRRLDR, from the coding sequence GTGATCGTCTCGCGCTTGATCCGCCAGATCGTCGCGCTGGCGCTCGCGGCGCTCGGCCTGCAGGCGACGACGGCGCTGGGGGCCGCGGGCGAATTGCAGGCGTTCCGGGTGGGCTTCACGAGCAGCATGTTCGTCGATGTGCACCGGAATGACGCCCGCGCTGCGATCAAGGTCTGGTCGATGCTGCTTGCCGACGAGCGCGGCATTCCCATGGAGGGTGATCCGCTCATCGTCGACGGCCCGGTCGGGGGGCGCATGTTGCGGGAAGGCACGATCGACGCGATGGGCATGCTCGTCACCGAGTATCGGCCGCTCGTCGATGCGCAGCGCTTCGAGCCCATCTTCGCGACCCGTCACCAGGGCGCGCTGACCGAGCGCTACATACTGCTGGTGCATCGCGAAGGGGCGGTGCGGCGGGTCGCCGACCTGCGCGGGCGCAACCTTCTCGTGTACGCCAACCCGCGGACCAGCCTGGCTTCGCCGTGGCTCGATCTGGTGCTCGACGAAGCGGGGCTGCCCACGGCCGAGCGCCTGGTACGAACCGTCGCCAGCGACCATCGGCTCGGGCAGGTGATCCTGCCGGTGTTCTTCCGCCAGGCCGACGCGGCCCTGGTGACGCGAAGCGGGTTCGAGACCATGGCCGAGTTGAACCCGCAGTTGCGTCAGAAGCTGGTGGTGCTGGCCGAGTCCGTCGATCTGGTGCCGACGGTGTTCGTGCTCCGCGCCGATTACGCGCCCGTGTTCCGCGGGGCGCTGCTCGATGCGCTGGAGGCACTCGATGGGACGTCCGCCGGACGCCAGGTGCTCACCATCTTCAGGAGTGACACCCTGGAACAGATTGCCCCATCCGCGCTCGATACCGCTTTCCAGGTCATCGACCGCCACCGGAGGCTCGATCGATGA
- a CDS encoding PhnD/SsuA/transferrin family substrate-binding protein: protein MRRLLLALCAVLMVSGSAHSADSGTEEKFRVGISPQSLLSVNRNDFHAAVKAWSASVIGERQLDIEEDVQLFDSAASFVHAVRDKRVDALQLTTAEFLTLGIEPERVYLLAKSGGAHVRYVLIARADAAFKGIDALAGEELIVHDGRRMELARAWLASLYAGPGAAGAPSGLRREESASKAILQVFFGQAKASIVTRDALELAGELNPQVRRDLVVLAESMPLITNLFVLHPAWQSALRPAVEEAVADLHRTEAGKQVLLVFQGERMEPHPVAVLDQTLAFLRAQPGARGEARTGRER from the coding sequence ATGAGGCGCTTGCTCCTGGCCCTGTGTGCGGTCCTCATGGTTTCGGGCAGTGCCCACTCGGCCGACTCCGGTACCGAGGAGAAGTTTCGAGTCGGCATCTCGCCGCAGTCGCTGCTGAGCGTGAACCGGAACGACTTCCATGCGGCGGTGAAGGCATGGTCCGCGTCGGTGATCGGGGAGCGCCAGCTCGACATCGAGGAGGATGTGCAGCTGTTCGATTCGGCGGCCAGCTTCGTCCATGCCGTCCGCGACAAGCGGGTCGATGCGCTGCAACTGACGACGGCCGAGTTTCTCACGCTGGGGATCGAACCTGAGCGCGTCTATCTGCTGGCGAAGTCGGGTGGGGCGCATGTCCGCTACGTGCTGATCGCCCGTGCCGATGCGGCATTCAAGGGCATCGACGCGCTTGCCGGGGAGGAGCTCATCGTTCATGACGGGAGACGCATGGAGCTTGCGCGTGCCTGGCTGGCAAGCCTCTACGCAGGCCCCGGAGCGGCGGGGGCGCCGTCGGGGCTGCGGCGGGAAGAGAGCGCATCGAAGGCGATCCTGCAGGTGTTCTTTGGCCAGGCCAAGGCGTCCATCGTCACGCGGGACGCCCTCGAGCTTGCGGGTGAGTTGAATCCGCAGGTTCGACGCGACCTCGTCGTGCTGGCGGAGTCCATGCCGCTGATCACGAACCTGTTCGTCCTCCATCCGGCGTGGCAGAGCGCGCTGCGTCCCGCGGTCGAAGAGGCTGTAGCCGACCTGCACCGGACCGAGGCCGGCAAGCAGGTCCTGCTCGTGTTCCAAGGCGAGCGGATGGAGCCGCATCCGGTTGCCGTGCTCGATCAGACTCTGGCCTTCCTGCGTGCGCAGCCCGGGGCGCGTGGCGAAGCGCGGACGGGTCGGGAACGATGA
- a CDS encoding PhnD/SsuA/transferrin family substrate-binding protein has translation MIVLLAVCVACLIVETEPAAASAVGTEAREVVRIATTRSSLGRINRNDAVAAIRGWGEAILRERGLSARLEVEVFDALEGIRAAMRQQRVDALSLTTQEYLDIGFEADRVFLQSDGAQVHSRYVLLVRRDGGVATPAALAGRPVSIAEGLRMSLAQTWLNALSAGQAPAVQTEEPGKAVLRVFFRQSAGAVVLQEAFDLVCEMNPQIRKELTVLRTSPPLVPTLFVLRPDWQGPNRVALEEMLERLHLSVAGQQVMTLFQGARLEAHPPSVMEDTISFLRQYREGWRRSRAKAANE, from the coding sequence GTGATCGTCCTGCTCGCGGTGTGCGTCGCCTGCCTGATCGTCGAGACGGAGCCGGCCGCCGCCTCGGCAGTGGGTACGGAGGCGCGGGAGGTGGTGCGGATCGCGACCACCCGGTCCTCGCTCGGACGCATCAACCGCAACGATGCCGTTGCGGCGATACGAGGCTGGGGCGAGGCGATCCTGCGCGAGCGCGGGCTGAGCGCCAGGCTCGAGGTGGAGGTGTTCGACGCGCTCGAAGGCATTCGAGCCGCAATGCGTCAGCAGCGGGTGGATGCCTTGTCCTTGACGACCCAGGAATACCTCGACATCGGCTTCGAGGCCGATCGCGTCTTCCTGCAAAGCGACGGTGCGCAGGTCCATAGCCGCTACGTCCTCCTCGTGCGCCGTGATGGCGGCGTGGCGACGCCTGCGGCCCTGGCTGGACGTCCGGTGAGCATTGCCGAGGGCCTGAGGATGAGCCTGGCGCAGACTTGGCTGAACGCGCTGTCTGCGGGGCAGGCACCGGCCGTGCAGACGGAGGAACCCGGCAAGGCCGTGCTCAGGGTGTTCTTTCGCCAGAGCGCCGGCGCCGTGGTGTTGCAGGAGGCCTTCGATCTGGTCTGCGAGATGAATCCCCAGATCCGCAAGGAGCTGACCGTGCTGCGCACCTCGCCGCCGCTCGTGCCGACGCTGTTCGTCCTCCGGCCGGATTGGCAGGGGCCGAATCGCGTCGCGCTCGAGGAGATGCTCGAGCGGCTGCACCTTTCTGTGGCGGGTCAGCAGGTCATGACGCTGTTCCAGGGGGCCAGGCTGGAGGCGCATCCACCGAGCGTGATGGAGGATACGATAAGCTTCCTCAGGCAGTACCGGGAGGGCTGGCGGCGATCCCGGGCGAAGGCCGCCAATGAATGA